One Papaver somniferum cultivar HN1 chromosome 10, ASM357369v1, whole genome shotgun sequence genomic window carries:
- the LOC113318099 gene encoding WAT1-related protein At4g01440-like: MVICCSLQSMVNKIGPHGSLILVQIITASYVVLSKVIMVQGISSTVFLVYQFILATLFMGFLALIFERKKMPPLTKQILGGIFLLALIGVTIAQIMLATALYFISSTIESSVLNMIPAITFVLSLITRQEKLQLHTLWGIGKIFGTILSISGALVLMFWRGGSLTETVKSSSPNDFISIGMGISLSTTTVGLVMVVIGVLAFSTWILMLEPMTRRYPAELSMTTIMFLFATLQTGIVAIILNREASQWQLKWDLELLNIVVGGALNSGLANFFVAWCAGLKGPVFVASFAPLGLLFTTILETIFLGQTMGTGSIFGSVMIIVGLYIYLLSKAQEEKYQILIEAGDLDDQMTTSLLQNNQIQQC, from the exons ATGGTGATTTGTTGTTCCTTGCAGAGTATGGTCAACAAAATAGGTCCTCATGGAAGTTTGATACTAGTTCAGATTATTACAGCAAGTTATGTAGTTTTAAGTAAAGTTATAATGGTTCAGGGAATTAGTTCTACTGTTTTCTTAGTTTATCAATTCATTTTAGCTACTCTTTTCATGGGATTTCTCGCTCTCATCTTTGAAAG AAAGAAGATGCCTCCTCTTACAAAGCAAATCTTAGGAGGCATATTTTTGTTGGCTTTGATTGG AGTGACAATAGCACAGATTATGTTAGCAACAGCACTTTACTTCATTTCAAGTACAATTGAATCATCAGTTCTTAATATGATTCCTGCAATCACATTCGTTCTTTCGCTTAtcacaagacaagaaaaacttcaactacacacattGTGGGGAATTGGCAAAATCTTTGGAACTATCTTGTCGATTTCTGGTGCATTGGTTCTTATGTTTTGGCGTGGAGGATCATTAACTGAAACAGTAAAATCATCGTCTCCTAATGATTTCATCTCCATCGGCATGGGTATTAGTCTTAGTACTACGACTGTTGGTTTAGTTATGGTCGTTATAGGCGTTCTCGCATTCAGTACGTGGATTTTAATGCTG GAGCCGATGACAAGAAGGTATCCGGCTGAGTTATCCATGACTACTATAATGTTTCTATTTGCAACACTGCAAACAGGGATAGTAGCTATCATCCTTAACCGTGAGGCATCCCAGTGGCAACTGAAGTGGGATTTAGAGCTCCTCAATATCGTAGTTGGT GGAGCTTTAAATAGTGGTCTGGCAAACTTTTTCGTGGCATGGTGTGCGGGATTAAAAGGCCCTGTATTTGTAGCCTCTTTTGCTCCTCTGGGTCTTCTTTTCACCAccatcttagaaaccatatttctaGGCCAAACAATGGGCACTGGCAG TATCTTTGGGTCAGTGATGATAATAGTGGGGCTATACATATATCTCTTGTCCAAAGCTCAAGAAGAAAAATACCAAATATTGATAGAAGCTGGTGACCTTGATGATCAAATGACTACTTCACTTCTGCAAAACAATCAAATTCAACAATGCTAA
- the LOC113318098 gene encoding transcription factor IIIB 60 kDa subunit-like isoform X1: MPWCDHCKKNTPTERGDDGYLCCMVCGKVVDQDMFSSEVTFFKGAGGQSQMCGIFVRSVESDYSESYHRTLNKGRDEISDMVISLNIGGGDSVIDEAAQFYKIAVDRNFTRGRRTAQVAAACLYITCRENKKAYLLIDFSEYLQINVYILGAVFLQLCKLLRLEEQPFVQKPVDPSLFIHRFSERLLGERNPDVPKTALRIIASMKRDWMQTGRKPSGLCGAALYISALSHGLKYSKANVVSVVHICEATLTKRLVEFENTESGSLTIEEFEMKAVEYEKQGSSQELNLATKSCEKVELLCEHKGTGNPPFAHGLCKACYDDFLILSGGLQGGSEPPAFQRAERERERMAKAATDSNAEESSLLEKSSEHLSVENQDVIEKEKLGPAPSQCTGTQEGATAGQKAVEEIVSDQSQSDEGMDGTAGDESESLSDIDDDEVDGYLHNEDEKRYKKIIWEEMNKEYIEEQAAKEAAAAAAQEAFEANFKNCPPGAREIAAAALAGVAKNKKERQLKKAADAKNMAPAQTAAEATRQMLAKKRLSSKINYDVLDKLFDDSTTAEAIKKKRTESDKSGTPAKVDVKGKEDEEPESDLVDNEDYEEDGNGDYYGDEASYYGNEEGGYGNDEDYGYEY, encoded by the exons ATGCCTTGGTGTGACCATTGCAAAAAGAATACTCCAACAGAACGTGGAGATGATGGTTACTT GTGCTGTATGGTCTGTGGAAAGGTTGTTGATCAGGATATGTTCTCCTCTGAAGTCACATTTTTTAAAGGTGCTGGAGGCCAG AGCCAAATGTGTGGAATTTTTGTGAGGAGTGTGGAAAGTGATTACTCAGAATCATACCATAGGACATTGAATAAAG GAAGAGATGAAATCAGTGATATGGTAATAAGTCTTAACATAGGTGGTGGTGATTCTGTAATTGACGAAGCAGCTCAGTTTTACAAG ATAGCGGTTGACAGAAATTTCACCAGGGGGCGTAGGACGGCACAAGTTGCAGCTGCGTGTCTTTACATTACTTGTCG agaaaataaaaaggcATACCTTCTCATTGATTTTTCAGAATACCTGCAGATAAATGT TTACATACTAGGAGCTGTGTTTTTGCAGCTCTGCAAATTGCTGAGGCTTGAAGAACAACCTTTTGTTCAAAAACCTGTCGATCCTAGTCTTTTCATTCACCGATTCTCGGAAC GTTTACTGGGAGAGAGGAATCCTGATGTGCCTAAGACTGCGTTACGCATCATAGCTAGCATGAAGCGAGATTGGATGCAG ACTGGACGAAAACCTAGTGGCTTGTGTGGTGCAGCATTATACATATCTGCACTTTCCCATGGACTCAAGTACTCGAAGGCAAATGTT GTAAGTGTTGTGCATATCTGTGAAGCAACATTAACTAAACGTTTGGTTGAATTCGAGAACACCGAGTCGGGGAGCTTGACA ATTGAGGAGTTCGAGATGAAAGCAGTTGAGTATGAGAAACAAGGTAGTTCACAAGAGCTAAATCTAGCAACTAAATCATGCGAGAAGGTGGAATTACTTTGTGAACACAAAGGCACCGGAAACCCTCCTTTCGCCCACGGGCTTTGTAAAGCTTGTTATGATGAT TTCTTAATTCTCTCAGGAGGACTTCAAGGAGGTTCAGAACCTCCAGCATTCCAGCGTGCTGAAAGGGAAAGGGAGAGAATGGCGAAAGCGGCTACAGACAGCAATGCAGAAGAATCAAGTTTG TTGGAGAAAAGTTCAGAGCATCTCTCCGTAGAGAACCAAGATGtcattgaaaaagagaaactgggtCCCGCACCATCACAATGTACTG GGACGCAAGAAGGTGCTACAGCTGGCCAGAAGGCAGTAGAGGAGATTGTATCTGATCAATCACAATCTGATGAGGGAATGGATGGTACTGCTGGTGATGAATCAGAAAGCCTGTCTGATATCGACGATGATGAG GTGGACGGGTACCTTCACAATGAGGATGAAAAACGTTATAAAAAAATAATCTGGGAAGAGATGAACAAGGAGTACATTGAG GAGCAAGCAGCTAAAGAAGCTGCCGCGGCAGCTGCTCAGGAAGCGTTTGAGGCCAATTTTAAGAACTGTCCACCGGGAGCACGGGAAATTGCTGCAGCGGCTTTAGCTGGTGTTGCCAAGAACAAAAAG GAAAGGCAACTAAAAAAAGCTGCGGATGCCAAGAATATGGCTCCTGCTCAAACTGCTGCAGAAGCCACTCGCCAAATGCTAGCTAAAAAG AGACTCAGCTCCAAAATTAACTACGATGTCTTGGACAAACTCTTTGATGACTCT ACAACTGCTGAGGCCATAAAAAAGAAGCGCACCGAATCCGATAAAAGTGGCACTCCTGCTAAAGTGGATGTAAAGGGTAAGGAGGATGAAGAACCTGAATCAGATCTCGTAGACAATGAGGATTATGAGGAAGATGGCAATGGAGACTACTATGGTGATGAAGCATCATATTATGGAAATGAAGAAGGCGGGTATGGTAATGATGAGGACTATGGTTACGAGTATTAG
- the LOC113318098 gene encoding transcription factor IIIB 90 kDa subunit-like isoform X2 → MPWCDHCKKNTPTERGDDGYLCCMVCGKVVDQDMFSSEVTFFKGAGGQSQMCGIFVRSVESDYSESYHRTLNKGRDEISDMVISLNIGGGDSVIDEAAQFYKIAVDRNFTRGRRTAQVAAACLYITCRENKKAYLLIDFSEYLQINVYILGAVFLQLCKLLRLEEQPFVQKPVDPSLFIHRFSERLLGERNPDVPKTALRIIASMKRDWMQTGRKPSGLCGAALYISALSHGLKYSKANVVSVVHICEATLTKRLVEFENTESGSLTIEEFEMKAVEYEKQGSSQELNLATKSCEKVELLCEHKGTGNPPFAHGLCKACYDDFLILSGGLQGGSEPPAFQRAERERERMAKAATDSNAEESSLLEKSSEHLSVENQDVIEKEKLGPAPSQCTGTQEGATAGQKAVEEIVSDQSQSDEGMDGTAGDESESLSDIDDDEVDGYLHNEDEKRYKKIIWEEMNKEYIEEQAAKEAAAAAAQEAFEANFKNCPPGAREIAAAALAGVAKNKKERQLKKAADAKNMAPAQTAAEATRQMLAKKVHGSLIMLETQLQN, encoded by the exons ATGCCTTGGTGTGACCATTGCAAAAAGAATACTCCAACAGAACGTGGAGATGATGGTTACTT GTGCTGTATGGTCTGTGGAAAGGTTGTTGATCAGGATATGTTCTCCTCTGAAGTCACATTTTTTAAAGGTGCTGGAGGCCAG AGCCAAATGTGTGGAATTTTTGTGAGGAGTGTGGAAAGTGATTACTCAGAATCATACCATAGGACATTGAATAAAG GAAGAGATGAAATCAGTGATATGGTAATAAGTCTTAACATAGGTGGTGGTGATTCTGTAATTGACGAAGCAGCTCAGTTTTACAAG ATAGCGGTTGACAGAAATTTCACCAGGGGGCGTAGGACGGCACAAGTTGCAGCTGCGTGTCTTTACATTACTTGTCG agaaaataaaaaggcATACCTTCTCATTGATTTTTCAGAATACCTGCAGATAAATGT TTACATACTAGGAGCTGTGTTTTTGCAGCTCTGCAAATTGCTGAGGCTTGAAGAACAACCTTTTGTTCAAAAACCTGTCGATCCTAGTCTTTTCATTCACCGATTCTCGGAAC GTTTACTGGGAGAGAGGAATCCTGATGTGCCTAAGACTGCGTTACGCATCATAGCTAGCATGAAGCGAGATTGGATGCAG ACTGGACGAAAACCTAGTGGCTTGTGTGGTGCAGCATTATACATATCTGCACTTTCCCATGGACTCAAGTACTCGAAGGCAAATGTT GTAAGTGTTGTGCATATCTGTGAAGCAACATTAACTAAACGTTTGGTTGAATTCGAGAACACCGAGTCGGGGAGCTTGACA ATTGAGGAGTTCGAGATGAAAGCAGTTGAGTATGAGAAACAAGGTAGTTCACAAGAGCTAAATCTAGCAACTAAATCATGCGAGAAGGTGGAATTACTTTGTGAACACAAAGGCACCGGAAACCCTCCTTTCGCCCACGGGCTTTGTAAAGCTTGTTATGATGAT TTCTTAATTCTCTCAGGAGGACTTCAAGGAGGTTCAGAACCTCCAGCATTCCAGCGTGCTGAAAGGGAAAGGGAGAGAATGGCGAAAGCGGCTACAGACAGCAATGCAGAAGAATCAAGTTTG TTGGAGAAAAGTTCAGAGCATCTCTCCGTAGAGAACCAAGATGtcattgaaaaagagaaactgggtCCCGCACCATCACAATGTACTG GGACGCAAGAAGGTGCTACAGCTGGCCAGAAGGCAGTAGAGGAGATTGTATCTGATCAATCACAATCTGATGAGGGAATGGATGGTACTGCTGGTGATGAATCAGAAAGCCTGTCTGATATCGACGATGATGAG GTGGACGGGTACCTTCACAATGAGGATGAAAAACGTTATAAAAAAATAATCTGGGAAGAGATGAACAAGGAGTACATTGAG GAGCAAGCAGCTAAAGAAGCTGCCGCGGCAGCTGCTCAGGAAGCGTTTGAGGCCAATTTTAAGAACTGTCCACCGGGAGCACGGGAAATTGCTGCAGCGGCTTTAGCTGGTGTTGCCAAGAACAAAAAG GAAAGGCAACTAAAAAAAGCTGCGGATGCCAAGAATATGGCTCCTGCTCAAACTGCTGCAGAAGCCACTCGCCAAATGCTAGCTAAAAAGGTGCATGGGTCATTGATTATGTTGG AGACTCAGCTCCAAAATTAA